TTGCTGAAAAACTTATCAAAAAAGGATTGGAAGTTTGTACAGAACTAAACAATGATGAATATATACTTCATTTTAAAATTTTAAATTCTCTTAACAATAATGAGACAACTGAAGATCTAGAAAATATTATTCTTGAAGGAATTACGTATTTCGACAAAGAATCTTTATATAACTACACTCAAGAATATTCAGAGAAATTAGCAGTTAAACTTTACGATGAAAATAATCACATAAAAGCAAGTGAGTATTTTCATAAAGCATTACAAGCAAAAGAAAAAACATTTGAGAAAGGGGCATTAAAATGATAAAAAAAATTAGTTCTATCTTATTAGGATTATCTGTTATTGGAATTGTGTCTATTGGGATAAATAGTTCATTTACATATAAAGCAAGTCACGCCGATCTTCCCGCACCACAAAGACCTGACTTTGTTCAATCTGTTGACGTAAGTAAAGACTACAACTCAACAACAGCTGTAAAAGCGCTTTAAAAAACGAAAGACCTTCAATTCAGAAGGTCTTTTTTAAATGCACTTATTGAGTTAATGTAATCGAATATTTCTTCATACAGGGTTTTCCATATGCCTCCGACGGGATTCGAACCCGCACTCCTTTCGTAAGCATAGGCTAAGGGAAACACGCTTCCCTACGGAATTTCACCGACAGGAATTCCACCTGTCTCAGCTTATTTGCTTTTCGGTGCTTCTGAAACCTTCGCCTTGCGACCCGGTGCGACATGTTTTCCGGCGCTCTTCCCTTCTAGAGCTACGGAGGCATTTTCTTTTAAGTAAAAGTATATTTTCTACAAAATTAGCAAATTACCTTTATTTCACAGAACTCATTTTGTTCCTTTCATTAAATCCGCGATTGCTTTACTCCCCTCACTACCAACTTTCTCAAGTTTCTCTACAACTAATTTTCTTCTTTCCGCAGAATGATTTTGACTTAACTTCGCTTTTCCTTCTATTTTATTTATCTTTATTTTAAAGCCCACTATACCTTTACTTAATCCTGCCATATAATTCGAATCCACCTCATTTAGCGAGTAGCTACTCTGTGGATCTTCATATGTATGTACTAAACCTTGAAGAGAATCTATTAATTCCTGTTCATCTTCAACAATTTCTAATTTACCGTATACATGTACTGCAACGTAATTCCATGTTGGCACTGCATTGTTTGTTTCATACCACGACGGCGATATGTAGCTATGTGGTCCTTGGAATATAACTAATACTTCTTGATTCCCACTATCTTTCCACTGTTCATTCGGACGTGCGAAGTGACCATGTAAAGTCAGGGTCTCCCTATTTAGTAACAACGGTAAGTGCGTTGCATATGGTTCTCCATTATGTTGAGAAAATAACGTCGCAAAGCTATTTTGTTCAATTATTTCGTACTTCATCTCTTCATCTTGTATTGCAAAATATTTTGGTATGTACATAATCTCCCTCTTTTCCGATCTTTTATTTCTCATTATATTTAGAAATCGTTTCATTCAACAGTGCCAGTTTGTATTTCTTTTACAATGGCAGCTTTCTATCAAAATAGAACAGGCGGCATATACTCCATGCCGCTTTAGTTTATTTTTTCTAATATATTTGTAATAAATACCGCCTTACCTCCACTATAGCCAGTTCTACTTTTCGACTCTCTTGCTAACTTTTCCTTTAAGCGCCCATATTCAATAGCAACATCGGCATGTTCACGAAGATAATCCCGAAACGCTACATGTCTCCTCAGCTCTTCACTATTCTTATCACACACATATAGATGCTGTTCCATCCAAACTGTATTTTCTTCATTCCACGGAACGAAAGCATCCTTTCTTCCAAACGCCTCTCTTCCTTTAAAGCTCCATTCCGATTGATGATAGTATCCTATCGTTTCAAGTTTTTTTACTACTTCAGGAAAAAATTTATAATCTTCTATTACGATATCAATATCTAATATTGGTTTTGCTGTAAGTCCTTTAATAGATGTACTCCCAACATGTTCAATAGATAAAATGCTGTCTTCCATTACATCGTTAATGAGAGTTTGTAGCTTATTAAATTCACTTTCCCACTTGGTGCTATATTCTTCGATAGTAATTCTCTGTTTCAATATATCCCTCTCCTCAAAAGCAATTACAACCTTTGAATATGAGTATCTTTAAAATCCGTCTCATATTTCAAGCCATATCCAAACATTCGATCCATTCCAATATGCGCTGTCCATATTAAGCCAATCATAATAACAGTATCTACCTTAAAATAGACACCTACTATAGCAATTAATATAGATATAATATACGTGTGACATATATTATAGATTTTAGCACCTATATGATTATTTATCCCATACGCTAACATTGATAAATCTGGAGCTAAAAGGAACAGAAAAAATATAATCCAACTAAATTCATATATTGAATACGCATAAATCGTAGCTACAAAAACAACCAGCCCTTCAAAATGTACAATACGTTTTTGCATTCTTTATCATTCCTATTTTTCTATATTTACCGATAAATTTTCATCACTGAAAGTATTCTTTGCATTTTTTGACCAGATGGTTGCTAAAATCGGCCCTGCAATATTATGCCATACTGCTGCTAATACACTTGGAAGTGCCGCAGCTGGTCCAAAATGTGCGGTTGCTAGCGCAACACCTAATCCTGAATTTTGCATTCCTACTTCTATTGAAATAGCTCTTCTTGTCCCCTCGTCTAGTCCAAGTACGAACGCTGTTATATATCCGAGTAAAAAACCAAATGCATTATGGAGCATAACCGCAATAAAGATAAGAAGTCCTGAAGAAGTAATACTACTTACATTGGCTGAAACCACCGCTGAAACTATAATGATAATTGCTAAAACCGATATTAAAGGGATAACAGTCATTCCTTTCGTAACAGTTTTAGGGAAAAACTTCTTTACTACTAATCCTAAAATAATAGGTATGATAATGACTTGTACGATAGAAAGAAACATAGACATAGGATTAACCGGCATCCATTGTCCTGCAAGTAGTAATAAAATGAGTGGTGTAGCAATTGGTGCTAGTAACGTTGATAATGACGTCATCGCAATAGACAACGCTAAGTTTCCTTTCGCTAAATAAACCATAACATTTGATGCAGTGCCACCCGGTACTGAACCGAGTAACACTAGTCCAGCTGCTAATTCAGCTGGTAACTTCATAACGTAGGCTAGTACGTATGCGGCAAGTGGCATAATAATAAACTGAGCACATACACCGATAATAACTGGCAATGGTTTTGTAGCTATGATTTTGAAATCAACAGCCTTTAATGTTAACCCCATCCCAAACATGACAACTCCGAGTAAAATCGTTATGTAACTATTTAACCCGAGAAATGGAGCGGGAATAAAATACGCAATAGCTGCAATACAAATAACCCAAAATGCAAAATACTTTCCAGCTATATTACTTATCGCTTCTAGTACTTTCACCCGATCAGCCCCTATCCTTTAATTCAAACACCTTATTCGGATTCAAAATATTTTGCGGATCAAGAGCTTTCTTTATTTTTTCCATTACGATTAATGCCGCCCCATGTTCTTCTTCTTGATACTTCCGTTTTCCAATCCCAACGCCATGCTCCCCTGTGCACGTTCCACCACGTTTAAGAGCATACAGTACGATACTTTCGTTTATTTCGTCCCCTTTTCTCACTTCATCTTTATCATTTGGATCAATCATTAATAGCACATGGAAATTCCCATCTCCTACATGGCCAAGAATACCACCAACAAGACCATTCTTTTCTAATGTCTCTTTCGCATGCTGTATTGCACCAGCTAATTCTGAAATTGGTACACAAACATCCGTACTCATTAGTTTTTTACCAGGATAACTATGAACGTAAGAGTAAGCTAAATTATGTCTTGCATCCCATAATTTATTTCTCGCCGCAGTTTCAGTTTCAAAAGCAACTTCTTTACATTTATGATCAAAAACAATTTCCTTCGTAAATTCAATGTCTTGCTTTAGCCCAGCTTCATTACCGTGAAACTCTAAAAACAATGTAGGCTCTTCTCTGTAACTTGTTTCATTATAATGATTTACTTGTTTCATAGATAATTCATCTACAAGTTCAATTCTCGCAATTGGAATACAAGCTTGCAAAATGTTTATAACCGCCTCTACTGCATCATTTTCAGTTGGAAACGACGCTCTCGCTGCCATAATATGTTCTGGTATGCCGTATACTTTTAATGTTAACTCTGTAAAGCATCCAAGCGTACCTTCTGATCCTACGAAAATTCCATTTAAATGATAACCTGATGATGACTTCGCTGCTAAATTCCCAGTATGTATTACTTCCCCATCAGCAAGAACCACTTCTAAATCACGAACTTGATCACGCATTACCCCATATTTAACTGCTGTCGTTCCGCTCGCATTCGTAGCAGCCATTCCACCTAACGTTGCATCTGCACCTGGGTCTACACTAAAGAACAGACCGTACTTTTTCAATTCTTTATTGAGCTGAGAGCGTGTCACCCCCGGTTGTACCTTCACTAGAAAATCTTTCTCTCTTATTTCAAGTATTTTGTTCATTAATGAAAAA
This genomic interval from Bacillus cereus contains the following:
- a CDS encoding Phr family secreted Rap phosphatase inhibitor — translated: MIKKISSILLGLSVIGIVSIGINSSFTYKASHADLPAPQRPDFVQSVDVSKDYNSTTAVKAL
- a CDS encoding FMN-binding negative transcriptional regulator, translating into MYIPKYFAIQDEEMKYEIIEQNSFATLFSQHNGEPYATHLPLLLNRETLTLHGHFARPNEQWKDSGNQEVLVIFQGPHSYISPSWYETNNAVPTWNYVAVHVYGKLEIVEDEQELIDSLQGLVHTYEDPQSSYSLNEVDSNYMAGLSKGIVGFKIKINKIEGKAKLSQNHSAERRKLVVEKLEKVGSEGSKAIADLMKGTK
- a CDS encoding GrpB family protein produces the protein MKQRITIEEYSTKWESEFNKLQTLINDVMEDSILSIEHVGSTSIKGLTAKPILDIDIVIEDYKFFPEVVKKLETIGYYHQSEWSFKGREAFGRKDAFVPWNEENTVWMEQHLYVCDKNSEELRRHVAFRDYLREHADVAIEYGRLKEKLARESKSRTGYSGGKAVFITNILEKIN
- a CDS encoding DUF4260 domain-containing protein produces the protein MQKRIVHFEGLVVFVATIYAYSIYEFSWIIFFLFLLAPDLSMLAYGINNHIGAKIYNICHTYIISILIAIVGVYFKVDTVIMIGLIWTAHIGMDRMFGYGLKYETDFKDTHIQRL
- a CDS encoding bile acid:sodium symporter family protein; its protein translation is MKVLEAISNIAGKYFAFWVICIAAIAYFIPAPFLGLNSYITILLGVVMFGMGLTLKAVDFKIIATKPLPVIIGVCAQFIIMPLAAYVLAYVMKLPAELAAGLVLLGSVPGGTASNVMVYLAKGNLALSIAMTSLSTLLAPIATPLILLLLAGQWMPVNPMSMFLSIVQVIIIPIILGLVVKKFFPKTVTKGMTVIPLISVLAIIIIVSAVVSANVSSITSSGLLIFIAVMLHNAFGFLLGYITAFVLGLDEGTRRAISIEVGMQNSGLGVALATAHFGPAAALPSVLAAVWHNIAGPILATIWSKNAKNTFSDENLSVNIEK
- a CDS encoding FAD-binding oxidoreductase — its product is MEITVERLVNELRGILPEDRVVVNKTVRELHSKDESYHTSSLPDVVVFPKTTEEVSRIMKVASEHEKPVVPFGVGSSLEGHIIPYEKGITVDFSLMNKILEIREKDFLVKVQPGVTRSQLNKELKKYGLFFSVDPGADATLGGMAATNASGTTAVKYGVMRDQVRDLEVVLADGEVIHTGNLAAKSSSGYHLNGIFVGSEGTLGCFTELTLKVYGIPEHIMAARASFPTENDAVEAVINILQACIPIARIELVDELSMKQVNHYNETSYREEPTLFLEFHGNEAGLKQDIEFTKEIVFDHKCKEVAFETETAARNKLWDARHNLAYSYVHSYPGKKLMSTDVCVPISELAGAIQHAKETLEKNGLVGGILGHVGDGNFHVLLMIDPNDKDEVRKGDEINESIVLYALKRGGTCTGEHGVGIGKRKYQEEEHGAALIVMEKIKKALDPQNILNPNKVFELKDRG